The Melitaea cinxia chromosome 30, ilMelCinx1.1, whole genome shotgun sequence sequence TTTCAGAGCTAACACCTTTGAcatccttatcctacatggagaataaggcctatgtccagcagtgggatgttacatgctgagtcgtaataaaataaatatcatgttTTCGACTTTATCCAGAAACTAAACCCAACCAATCACCAAAAATAATGACGATTCAATACATTTAAACGCTTTCGAAGCGTACTTCAATTAagcaatttttgattttgactgatTAAAAGAACATTTTGGATTTCATTCTTAGTCTCCTAAAGAAACAAAGTTGTTTTGTGttatatattttgcttttttgGGAAAATACTGACattcaaagtaaaatatatttaactttgaTTACAGTTTTCCACTTGACCAAAGAGTCTGAAAATGTCTGAAATTTCACAAAATTTGGTCTAAAGctaattttatacgttttttccGTTCCAGATCCTCGTGAATGGTGTAGGGCTCAAGTAGGGACTTGGGTTTCGCGTCGAGGTGGTCTACCGGAGCGATTCCCCATGAATGGGAAGGCCCTGTGTCTCATGTCTAAGGATATGTTTGCGGCTAGGGTTCCTAGACTGGGACACGCTTTGTATcaggttattatttttattgattattattaataaaagtactgtgtggcactaaagaatatagccaccccctcttcccgtgggtgtcgtaagaggcgactaagggataacacagttccgctaccaccttggaacttaaaaagccgaccggtggcgggataaccatccaactgctggctttgaaatacacagaccgaatacgggcagcatcttcggtgcgacaaagccatccctgcagtcaccaacccgcctgcccagcgtggtgactatgggcaaaacacatgagttcacgttatttttggcgtaaacttgataaggcctatgtccagtagtggactgtataggctgtaatgatgattaataaaaggttcattaaaactaaataatgttattgtaaGAATTGTGAAATGTGTACAAGTGTACGGGAtagtaaaactaataatattctGACAATATTCACATACAAGGGAATCACAGATCGATCTAAAAATTAATCACTAAAACTTCTTctaagcgcaaaactcaagAATGGCTGGAAGTTTGCTTATACAATAACCAttacaaaaaactttttaatgtttaaaacaaTTATGGATATCAAACTGGCAGAAACTTCGTGTTTCcaagctaaaaaaaaataaagaatagaattaaaaataattctgtcaaatctatttttacaaacattataaaacaagtGATTCTATCATTACTAAAACACTTTCATTAAcgtgattttgtttttatattttccagGATTTCAGAAGGCGACTCTCCAAAGCTTTAACCCTTCaagaattaattgaaaaattatcatcaaagtaaaaaaataagtactttATTTGAATACGGGCatatttgtttttcgttttacgCCTCTTTATTTCCTCTTTTTTctataatgtataaaatgttatgtgaAATTTAATATGGCGTttcaaactaaataaataataatattttaccggTTGCCGATAAAGTTATCTGACAGATAGCGGTATCCGACAGATAAAATTTCTATGAAATTCAGCATCGAATTCCAATTTGATTAtgggatatttctatttgcaaccCTTAAATCTAAAAGCTAGCTTATTCCTTGAAAAGAAACTGGTTCTGAAGACCTGTTTACTGCTGATAACCAAATCTGACACTTATCTGCCAGATATATTTTATCAGTAACCTAACCTCAGTAGTACCTCAGTAATATTTAACCATATCGATATATAACAGTGTGATATCGTTATGTTACACTAAAGAggcgtaaattttttttaagtcaaatgCCTGTATTGTAGTTATAGTTATCGGCACGGATATTGAGCGCCGACCTTTAACTTTACTTCAAAATTGTGTAGatgtagatattttaatacttaatacttttacatttttaaatggcTTCAAAGAAAAGGTGATTTTCAATTCAATAGGTGTGCTACCtcgtaaatttttactttttgtgttccgatttcattcaaatttaattgagatcggacgagtactttttgagttatacctaataatgcgtatttatatatattgctgACTACCCTCGTTGTACTTGTCGCtgaaaattgaagtcagtttgtGTTTTCGTTTGTTGacaatcataatattataattatttttattttaacctaTCCCCACTCTGAGTTAAGCGCTCAACATCCGCGCCGACAATTTATATGATACATatcaaagtataaatataagaattaattgtaaaatagtATTTAGATAGACTAGAGGgcttgttaaaataattatatacgacTTATCATTGGTAAATCATAGGCTAGAAATATCTTACATGAATTAGTTTGCAGTTTTGTTATCCTACTAATCATTGTAGCAGACTAGGGAACTGGATTtaactggttttttttttgagatgtgtccgttttgaataaaaatatgttttgatgataatatatcaataactagGTGGTTGCTTCTTACTGATAAattatcagtaacttatgtgtTATCAGACACTAGTGAAAAATGAATTGCGCGGGTTAGgttagttaaatattatttgtatgatatGTGTATGAAATTGTtacttagttttataaataacgcCCTCTAGTTTCAAACCTCagtatttttcacttttttttttttgttattatgaaGATTAGAGATTAGGACGAATTTATGTACAAATGTTTACAAGCGAAAGGCATTAAATTAGGCTACGCTATGTACCATATAAAAGCTATGTACATAACATCAGTCAAATAGAAGTTTAAGTCAGTTGTGATAAAACTAATGCTTCTCTTGGACTGGTTTTTATAGCTTATATTTTTTGacatgacaacgtctaataaatcgatgaacgtcGGCTGCATGCGCGAAAAAAGATGACTCATtgcccgttacgctcattgtacgcttgcgccgcatctatctctcttccactcgactGGCCTgtgtccgaggagatgttttgttacaacgttgtcacgttaaactatcgtccgtaaaccaacatcacaaacaaccaattttttatttacatttaaagattgtttaattaatcaaagtatattttttgttgtattttaactCAAATTTCGAATaagtttttattcaaatagacgtcaaaagcactttcgaatcgtcattttacaaattaaaattttaattatcgtcAAAGGTTAAACTACCCtcacaataataacaaaagataCTTTCTATCCTGAAATTCCCGCGGCATTTGAAATTACGCAGGCAAAATCACGAGACGTTGCTAGTTTATAAAATCACTAATACCCCCTCTAATCTCTAATCTTCATAATTATTCTAGATTGTTCCTACTAAAATATAGTACTCTGTATATATGGATCACCCAAGACctaactataattatttatgtataatggAACGTACCCATACTACGCGACCCGTTCAGGGGGGGAGTGTCTTTAAAAATACCACGATTGGTCACAGAGTTCGAGGGGGGGGGGGTAGTCTATAATCTCTAGAAAAATCTCACGTTTTTTTCgtcttaataaaaacaaacgtaaacggggggggggggaatcTTAGCAAATGCTACGTGTGGTAACTAGGGGTTgggttaaaaaattgtaaaaacggGTCACGTAGTACGGGTCCGTTCCCTAACTTCAGTATTATATTAGACCAATTTTTGtagtttcaattaaataatgtatataacatGTAGAAAGAAGcctttgcccagctgtgggatgttagaGGCTAAATCGTCATCgtcatttagttttaatttagttttaaatataatttggaTATTGAGTAATTGTGGTTTCTGATAAAACTATCTGACGAATAACGGTATCcgacagataaaaatttatgatagaTATTTCCGTTCCTAacctgtatattttaaattttattgatatgaaataaaatcCTAATAACCTATTTTTACCCTTTAATGATAAAACCTATTAGTGACCTATGTAATGGTTAAACTATCAGCTACCAGTGGACTAGTTGACTCTCTTAactcataaattaataacaataaaattgtagGCATCTGAAAACCGCTAAAGCAATGTACTATTTCTAATTTGTAGTTCAagtaatttttctataaaaaaattacaaaaatttagtCAAATTCAATTTTCACTGTACTTATAAAATGTCTAAAAACTTGTCATACTGTGtcaatttctttaatataaaattgaaagtaATGTCGAACAGAATAAAGTAGGGTAGTTAGACAAAAGTGGTGCATCACAGGACTTATGCTTACTTTATGGCATGGTATGGACTATGTATAGAAAATATGGCACAACTGGCGTGTCAGAATATAGTGACAAGTAAATGACACGCCAGTCGTGCCACACAAGAGGaacataaaatttcaaatattccaAATTCTTTGCATTATTCCTTATCATGCCATACCGTACCAAATCAAACGGTTCCATATCATTCCATACCGTACCAAACAGTAACCGTAATGTAACAAGTTGTAATTGTTTAGATTGTTATGTATAATCGCGTTGTCTGTATTATAGTTTGTTGTAATGTCTAGTCAGGTCAGggataatatatactatttgtatataaatttgtcttttatttatcCCACTTGTAGTACttgttttatataactaaatcggcaaatggtaagcgattaccgtagcgtatagacgcctgcaacaccagaagcatcgcaagcgcgttgccgacccaatccccaatccccccaggagctctggtcaccttactcaccaacaggaacacaatactgcttgaaagcagtattattttgctgtaatcttctgtaaggtcgaggtacttccccagtcgggctgctccatattttgagcaggaaattcctgctgtgctctacctcagttaaaaattgtataaaaaatcctTATCCATACGATTGGCAATCCTCAACAAGTGGGTAAGAGTGTTTAAATTGCAAGCGATCGACGATATGTCATCATTTCAGCtaattgcagtccactgttggacataggcctccacaagttcgcgccaaaaatggagtgaactcatgtgttttgcccatagtcaccacgctgggcaggcgggttggtgaccgcagggctggctttgttgcaccgaagacgctgctgcccgtcttcagcctgtctatttcaaagctcgcatttggatggttatcccgccatcggtcggatttttaagttccaaggtggttgtggaactgtgttatttgcttagtcgcctcttacgacacccacgggaagagagagggtggctatattctttaatgccgtagccacacgggAAGAATACGATGTATAATTGTTGGTTTTTTGTTGCAAATCAAAGGGAATTTGTCGCAAGCGCTTGCGTCACGTTCATACATTGTGCGCATTCAGTATTTCGTTAGTCCACAGGTGGTgaacacaattaaaataatttcatttttaacattCACAATTTACTTCACCGTATTTTtcgaaaatagttttttttttgtatctatactaataatataaattctcGTGCCCCCCTGAACTATGGATGCTGTAAGgtatccaaaacgtcgggcatttaaaaaacttaataaaaaagttgtcattattcgcttcgcttcagcctgtaatatcccagtacAGCATCggcccctttccccatgtaggagaaaaatcagagcttaatccaccacgctgctccaatacaggttggcggatatattccctactatgagtaacgatcgctatcaggtgtacatgataacaaccgggaccgacggcttaatgtgctctccgaggcacgatggacCCAcaaacaaacacccagaccacggcaaacacctgtatgggcaaacacctgtatggccaatacaaatgcttgtcacgtgcggggatcgaactcgcaaccgccagcgcaacagatacaatccatggctgtgaccgttgcgccaacggcggcgtattatgataatattacaaagctgaaaagtgtattattattaaaaccatCAAAAAGATTAGGTCATTACAGAGATAAATAGGTTTTTGAGAAGCATTTTTACTCGCTTTCCTTGTCAGTAAAAGCCATGTAAAACAAGCGAGCCGCTAGAATTTAACAAAGGTATGCACATCATTGTTCattcaaatcaaaatatttatatcactgAACAATGACGGAGCTCGAACACGACACCCTTTTTAGGGTTCCGATCGTGACTATGGAACCCTTCTAGTACATAACGACTACTATCCggcaaataaattattttatttattgtaattaaaattaataaaaaaatattataataggtaTACATGTTCATATATAAGGACAactaggacacagcaggaaatttcctgctcaaaatctggagcagcccgactggggtagtacctcgaccttacagaagatcacagctaaataatactgttttcaagcagggttgtgttcctgtggtaaataAGGCGAAGAAAGCTTCTGAGGAGGTATTGGAGGAAGGTTGAAAAtacgcttgcgatacttctggagAGTGCGTTAAACTGTCAGTtcctgttgttatcataattgcctgatagcaattgttacacatagtaggaaacatatccaccaacccgcagtggaacagcgtggtgaattaagctccaatccttctcctacattaagaaagagacctatgcccagctgtggaatgttacaggctgaatcgtaaagATAGAGGTACCTCAAAAACTGTTCATCTCGATCAACTCGATTTCGATCACCTcctgtcgattaaaaaaagaatcatccaaAACGATCAATTTATCCAGTAATAAGTAataagatcatcatcatcatcattacagcctatacagtccactgctggacataggcctccacaagtttatgtcaaaaataacgtgaactcatgtgttttgcccatagtcaccacgctgggcaggtgggttggtgaccgcagggttggctttgtcgcaccaaagaggctgctgcctgtcttcggcctgtgtatttcaaagccagtaattggatggttatcccgccaccggtcagctttttaagttcaaaggtggtaggggaactgtgttatcccttagtcacctcttacgacatccacccACAACCAACACCACCCCCAAGTTATAAGATAACACacaaaaagtcgaattgagaacctcctcttatTTTGAAGACGGCTAACAAAACAATACGGAACACAGTATAGAAATTCAACTCGCTTTCgactattttttatcataacacCTAATTTAACAGTCGTTTAGAGCTATCTTTGGAAAGTTAAAAGACAGTGTTACGTTTAAGTGCGTAGTTATTTCAACTTCATTcttttcaaagttttaaagaattataaaatgtttaaaataatatctaaagtataaaatatgttgttaaacttaataattacgTATTGTTGGTTAATTTCAAGGTTTTTATCTAAATTAGATTAAACATTATACCTACGTATAATTTTGTGCATAATTATACATCTATACCCGCTGATTTAAGGACATTGTTCTATtttgcgaactgtcaaacgagtgaatttaaaatagaaaaaaaaaatagtgaaactACCCTTAGGGTAAGAAACATGCATTTCTATATATTCTCGTACCTACCACATAATATCTGATATAAATCCTGAACAAAATTTGGAGTAGCTCGACTGGGGATCACATACAGTGGAtcatagacaaaaaaattatactctcAAGTAGAGTTGTggtctgtggtgagtaaggtagggcacagcagggtcctgttcaaaatctagaTAATCCCGTTAGGGGAAGTACTTCAACCTTCAAGGAGATCACATAGTCTCCAGTCGAGAACCTTCCTGCTAAGTCCACCAGTTTTACAAACTACCTGTTTATTCACAACTTCAGCTTGCAAAACCTTGGGGCTATGTTGACAATTATTCATTCGTCTGTGAATTTCATCATTTTTGAAACgatatcgtaaataaatacCAAGCGCAGCCCTATTCTTTGTGCAACTTGTAgctttttattgataaatccCTATACCATATTTATACGACTGGGTCAGTAAGCgtacatgatggtaagcggttactgtagcCAATAGACGCCCGTAACGCCAGAATCATCACAATCGCGTACttgagcagcgttgtggattaagctctgatcctttacCTATTCTACATGGAGAGAgcggtctatgcccagcagtgggactaTAGTTCGACGAAAAAAAGCTAACAAAATGATAatctaacaaaattaaacaaaaatactatttttttttttttacaggaaTCAAAATATAATCCTG is a genomic window containing:
- the LOC123668290 gene encoding LOW QUALITY PROTEIN: uncharacterized protein LOC123668290 (The sequence of the model RefSeq protein was modified relative to this genomic sequence to represent the inferred CDS: substituted 1 base at 1 genomic stop codon); its protein translation is YXLNVFFTMPTQARCDRVPPTDGAWGALDLRVLQEDDLPLDPREWCRAQVGTWVSRRGGLPERFPMNGKALCLMSKDMFAARVPRLGHALYQDFRRRLSKALTLQELIEKLSSK